The following coding sequences lie in one Lacerta agilis isolate rLacAgi1 chromosome 4, rLacAgi1.pri, whole genome shotgun sequence genomic window:
- the LOC117045094 gene encoding uncharacterized protein LOC117045094: MYAGSFAMRSLFLMLTLENTWAHATHLVPFPPSVAEVALWSLGTNYTINAGVSFIIKCPVMDCQDNLTINWYRNSEILPQGQRHNISKKGHDFVLQFLPISKNDSGRYQCQATMGESILSGHEIEVIVQESENATAEDNEAPGKGMKPDYLFPVIPGTTVPLHFELLGPAVLRKETSRLHQAAEPYVLQFPDDDPIYGNHAIAGMPPGHHPSLHVMNVSPIPGNSYLKRKEALIYATLSYGEPVQRHERSAEMEFTEYAEYAAIGLNH; this comes from the exons ATGTACGCAGGTAGCTTTGCAATGCGCTCCCTCTTTCTGATGCTGACGCTGGAGAATACGTGGGCACATG CCACACACCTAGTTCCATTTCCACCTTCTGTAGCTGAAGTTGCCTTGTGGTCACTG GGAACCAACTACACGATAAATGCTGGCGTATCATTCATTATAAAGTGCCCAGTGATGGATTGCCAAGACAATCTTACGATAAATTGGTACAGGAACAGTGAAATTCTGCCTCAAGGACAAAGACACAATATTTCTAAGAAAGGCCATGattttgttttgcaatttttaCCTATTTCTAAGAATGACAGTGGACGCTATCAATGTCAAGCTACTATGGGGGAAAGCATACTCTCAGGTCATGAAATAGAAGTCATTGTACAAG aatctGAAAATGCTACTGCAGAAGATAATGAAGCACCTGGAAAAGGCATGAAGCCTGATTATTTATTTCCTGTCATTCCTGGGACCACTGTGCCTCTTCACTTTGAGCTGCTTGGGCCTGCTGTGCTGCGTAAGGAGACATCAAG ACTTCATCAAGCTGCTGAGCCTTATGTGCTGCAATTTCCAGATGATGATCCCATCTACGGCAATCATGCAATTGCTGGAATGCCACCAGGGCACCACCCAAGCCTACATGTGATGAATGTGTCTCCAATACCCGGCAACTCTTACCTCAAAAGAAAGGAAGCCCTTATTTATGCAACACTGAGCTATGGGGAACCTGTTCAGAGACATGAGCGTTCTGCTGAGATGGAGTTTACAGAATATGCAGAATATGCTGCCATTGGGCTGAATCACTAA